In Actinobacillus equuli, the genomic stretch TCTATCGTTTGGGAAGGCAAAAGCATTCACCTTGCCGCTTTAAACGTGGATGAGACACATCCTGCATTAGTGGCATTGTTAGATAAGCAAGCGTTACTGCGTGAGCAAAGAGCGGTCGAAATCGGCGAAAAACTTGCAAAAGCCGGTGTTCCAAATGCTTACGAAGGGGCAAAAGCGTTAGCAAGCGGAGAAGTTACCCGTGCGCATTACGGGCGTTTTTTACATGAAAACGGTTATGTACGAAATATCGAACACGCCTTTAAGAAATACCTCGGGGGGGGTAAACCAGCTTACGTTAAGCCAATGTGGTGTAGTCTAGAAGAAGCGATTGAAGTAACGCATCAAGCGGGTGGGGTGATTTGTATTGCGCATCCGTTGCGTTATAAATTAACCGGACGTTGGATTCGCCGTTTAATCGCTGATTTTAAATTAGCCGGTGGTGACGGCATTGAGGTTGCCGGCTGCGGGCAAACACCGGATCAACGTCAATTGATCGCACGTTGGGCAAAAGAGTTTGATTTATATGCTTCGGTCGGTTCGGATTTCCATTACCCGACCGGTTGGATTGAACTTGGCAGAGGTCTAACACTGCCGGCAGATTGCAAACCGATTTGGGATTTGTTTTAAGGGAAAAGGGCGTGTTAAACGCCCTTTGCTTTATCTGAATTATTGCACTTTAAATTGGCTAAACTCAGCCATTACTTTGCCTAATTCAGCTACTCTCCGTTCAATCTTAGCCATATCCGGTTTTTCAGCGGTAATCGCAATCCGCATTAATCCGAGTGAACGTTCAAATTTACCATAGTGAGTTAAACTCATTTCACGGATCGTTTTTTCGTATTTCGCCCAATTTTTACCGAAATGACGTGCCGCCATTCTAATTTGCTTAAGCTCTTTGGTTTGTACCGCACGTTGCAAATTGTAATAAAGTGGGGTCATTTGTTTAACGAAAGTTTGGTGTTTAGCTGCATAGTCCACCGGATTTTGTTCTTTTTCAAAACGGTATAGATGCTTAGCGACATTTTCTACGTTGGCTAGATCCGTAGTTTTAATCGCTTGGCTTAAAGCATCCGCTACGTTTTTACCCGCTTCCGAATGATGCGCCTCAAACTGATTAAAGGCCTGCTGTAAAGCGGTCAAATTTTGCTGAGATTTTGTAACTTCACCTTTTTTAAGTTCTGCCATTGCTTCAGAAAGCTGTACGAATAACGGGCTAACGTCTACTTTCGCTAATGTGATTGAACTAGCAAAGAGCAGAGGAATGATGATTAATTTTTTTAATGTCATTTGCTATTCCTTAGAGTAAATCGAATAAGGCTTTGCCAAGATAATCATTTTCGTCTTTTACACCGGCAAAGCAGGCAAATAAGCCGCTGCCGATATGGGTAATATATTCGTTCATTTTGTCGATATTTCCTAAAGCGTTTTGCACTTTGATAAATTGCTCGGGGCTTTGTTGGAACGAAATAAACAGTAAGCCCGAGTCAAATTGCCCTTTATCGTCAATACCGCTGGCGTAGGAGAACGAACGTCTGAGCATTTTTACTCCCGTTTTATGGGCAAGGTGTGTATGCGAGATTTCCGGCATCACTGGATTACCTTTATCATCTTTTTTCGCCAGATCGAATTTTTCAAATTCGTGTTTATAGCCAAGTGCCGCCCCTGAATCACGATAACGACCGAAGGTTTCTTCCTGCGATCTTAAATGTGTACGATCCCAAGTTTCTAAGAACATTTTGATACGGCGAACCACTAAATAAGAACCGCCTTTTAGCCAATCGTTTTGTACCCAGACCACATTATCCTGATCTTTTAAACTCTCGGCATTTGCGGTACCGTCTTTAAATGCAAATAAGTTACGTGGCGTTTCATTATTTAAAAATGAGTTAAAGCCCATTTGCGACCATTTCATTTTGACTTCACCACGAACAGCCCGCACTAAATTACGCACCGCATGAAAGGCAACTTGGGGATCATCGGCACAGGCTTGAATACAAATATCGCCGCCGCTAAATTCAGCTTGCAATTGATCTCGAGGAAAGTGTGGCAAATCTTGTAATTCGGTCGGCTTATGTTTTTCAATACCTAATTTTTTAAAGAAAGCAGCACTGATGCCAAAAGTGAGTGTGAGATGTTGCGGATCTAAGCTATCCGCTTCACCGGTATCCGCAGGCGGAACATAGGCATTATTGCTATAGGGTTTTACATTTTTACCTTGTGTCAAATTACGGCTATAACTTGTCCAAGTCTGAAAAATTGCTTTCACTTTTGCAATATCAGTAGTATCTAAATCCAAGACGAGAAAATAGATATGTTTTTGTGCAGGGGTGACGATACCGGCTTGATGTTGACCGTAAAAAGGATATTGATTCTGTACGTGTGAGTTAAGTTGTCGTGATTCTAAAGCAAAAGTAGGAGCGGACAATAAGCCTGCTCCTACCAATGCGGTGTTTTTTAGAAAATCACGGCGAGAATGTGTGTCTGCCATAATTTATTCCTACCTTATTTCTCTAATAGAACACCTAATTGGGCTAACGGTTCGCCAAGTTGATTTACCGCTTCGGCTAGTGCTTTCACATCCGCTTTTGACAGAGTGTTATAAGCTACGTAATCGTAACCGTTTTTCGATTTATTGTGTTTTGCCAGTAAGGTATTGACTGCAGCAAAGCGAGCGGCAATTTCCGCCGAAAGTTTCGCATCTGTTTTGTCTAATTGCGGTTTAAAGATTTCATAGATTTTTTCTGCCCCTTCAATGTTGGCTTTAAAATCGTAAAGGTCGGTTTTAGAGAAAATTTCCTCTTCGCCGGTTACTTTAGTAGTGGACACCTCATTTAATAAATCGACTGCACCGGTGATCATTAATTCAGGCGTAACTTCCGCCGTCGGAATTTTCGCACGTAATTCTTTAACGTCTTTCAGTAACTGTTCCGCAATAGCTTTTGTACCTTTGGTCGTATTTTTTTCCCATAAGACTTTTTCGATTTTATGGAAACCTGACCAATCTTTTTCCGTTTTACCTTCTTCGGTTAAATCAGCAAGACGTGCATCAATGCGAGGATCTAAATCACCAAAACTTTCGGCAATCGGTTCTGAACGTTCAAAATACATTCGTGCAAGCGGGTAAATTTGCTTTGCTTTTTGCACATCGCTCTGGTTTAAATAATCAACAAACTTTTCCGTATCCGTCACTAATTGATCAATCTGTTCAACCACAAATTGCTTATATGCTTCGGTTTCTTTCGTTAAATCTAAAGCAAAAGATTGGGTCGTGAGTAGTAAACCCGAAAGCAAAGCTGCTAATTTTGTTAACTGCATAAAAATGTCCTTTTAGCTAAATATAGTGTTGCAACTATATTCTTATTAATAATCATTATCAAATTAATGCTGGTAATTTTGTGATCTAATTCACATTTTTATTTGCAAATTTTCTTAAAAAATTCACCGCTTGCTTATGTTAAAATAACGATAAATTTTCTCGGATAGGATGTTATATGAGCAAGCAAGGCAAACCTTTTATTTTACATAGCCCGTTTAAACCCTCTGGCGATCAGCCATCAGCGATTGCTAAATTGACCGAAGGGTTAAATGATGGATTGGCGCATCAAACGTTACTTGGCGTAACCGGTTCAGGTAAAACCTTTACCATTGCGAATGTGATCGCTCAACTCAATCGTCCGGCAATGTTGCTTGCGCCGAATAAAACGCTTGCCGCCCAGCTGTATGCGGAGATGAAAGCCTTCTTCCCTGAAAATGCGGTGGAATACTTCGTGTCTTACTATGATTATTATCAACCGGAAGCCTACGTGCCGAGTAGCGATACTTTTATCGAAAAAGATGCGTCGATTAATGAACAAATCGAACAAATGCGACTGTCGGCAACCAAATCTTTCCTTGAACGCCGAGATACCATTGTAGTTGCTTCTGTTTCCGCCATTTACGGCTTGGGGGACGTGGACGCTTATATGCAAATGATGTTGCATTTGCAAGTGGGGGCGATTATCGATCAACGAGAGATCCTCGCTCGTCTTGCCGAATTGCAATATACCCGTAACGATCAAGCATTCCAGCGTTCGACTTTCCGTGTGCGTGGCGAAGTGATTGATATTTTCCCGGCTGAATCGGATGAAATTGCGTTACGTGTCGAATTATTTGACGATGAAATCGAAAGTCTCTCGTTATTTGATCCGCTTACCGGACATAGTTTGGGCAAAGTACCTCGCTATACCATTTATCCGAAAACTCACTACGTTACCCCTCGTGAACGCATTTTGAATGCGATTGAAGAAATCAAACAAGAGTTGGTAGAACGCCGTGAGTATTTCATCAAGGAAAATAAATTGCTGGAAGAACAACGCATTACCCAGCGTACGCAATTCGATATTGAAATGATGAATGAGCTGGGCTATTGCTCGGGTATTGAAAACTATTCACGCTATCTGTCAGGCAGAAAAGAGGGTGAACCGCCTCCGACTTTGTTCGATTATATGCCGGCGGACGGTTTGCTGATTATTGATGAAAGCCACGTTACCGTACCGCAAATCGGCGGTATGTATCGAGGCGACCGAGCCAGAAAAGAAACACTGGTGCAATACGGTTTCCGCTTGCCGTCTGCATTAGATAACCGCCCACTTCGCTTTGAAGAATTTGAACGCCTTGCCCCACAGACGATTTATGTGTCGGCAACACCAGGTAATTACGAACTAGAAAAATCAAATGGCGATGTGGTCGATCAAGTGGTTCGCCCAACGGGATTATTAGACCCGATCATCGAAGTTCGTCCGGTCGCTACGCAAGTTGATGACGTGCTATCCGAAATTCACAAACGAGTGGCGGTCGATGAGCGTGTATTGATCACAACACTGACCAAAAAAATGGCGGAAGATTTAACCGATTACCTCGATGAACACGGCGTGCGTGTGCGTTATCTGCATAGCGATATTGATACGGTTGAACGGGTGGAAATTATTCACGACTTGCGTATGGGAATGTTTGACGTATTGGTCGGCATCAACTTATTGCGTGAGGGTTTGGATATGCCGGAAGTATCGCTGGTGGCGATTTTAGATGCGGATAAAGAAGGCTTTTTACGTTCCGAACGTTCATTAATTCAGACCATCGGACGTGCCGCTCGAAACCTCAACGGCAAAGCGATTCTCTACGGCGACCGCATTACCAATTCTATGCAAAAAGCGATTACCGAAACCGAACGCCGCCGAGAAAAACAACAAAAATACAACGAAGAACACGGTATTACTCCGCAAGCCCTCAATAAGAAAGTAGGCGAATTGCTCGACATCGGACAAACCGACAAGCCGAAACGAGGTAAACAAGCGGTTAAAATCGAAGAAAAATCTGCAAATACCTATAAACCAAAATCCCGCAAAGAGCTGGAAAAAGAACTCAAACAGTTAGAACAACAAATGCGAGATTTCGCTAAGGATTTAGAGTTTGAAAAAGCGGCGGCGGTAAGGGATAAGATTGGACAGTTGAAGGCGTATTTGTTAGAAATTTAGGGCTTTTTAAGGAATAACTATGGATGATATTAAACAGAAATTTGAAGAAGCTAAGCGTTTCTTTGATAAAGGTGATTTGGATAAGGTTGTAGCGATTCTTTCTACAATTTCGAGAGAAGACGGTGCGGAACAGTATGCAAAAGCACAGTTTCTTCTAGGCATTACATTAGGAAAGCAGGGGAAGTTTGATGAAGCAATAATTGCTTTTAGCAATGTAATTCGTGAGGATGGTGCAGAGGCGTATGCAAGAGCACAGCTGAATCTTGGTATTACTCTCGGTAAGCAAGGGAAAGTTGATGAAGCAATCGAAGCATATCGCAATGTAACTCGTGAGGATAGTGCAGAGTTGTATGCAAGAGCACAGCTGAATCTTGGTATTACTCTCGGTAAGCAAGGGAAAGTTGATGAAGAAATCGAAGCATATCGCAATGTAACTCGTGAGGATAGTGCAGAGTTGTATGCAAGAGCACAGCTGAATCTTGGTATTACTCTCGGTAAGCAAGGGAAAGTTGATGAAGAAATCGAAGCATATCGCAATGTAACTCGTGAGGATAGTGCAGAGTTGTATGCAAGAGCACAGCTGAATCTTGGTATTACTCTCGGTGAGCAAGGAGAAGTTGATGAAGAAATAGAGGCATATCGCAATGTAACTCGTAAGGACAGTGCAGAGTCGTATGCGAGAGCACAACTATATCTTGGTATTACTTTAGGAAAGCAAGGGAAGGTTGATGAAGCAATCGAAGCATATCGCAATGTAACTCGTAAGGACAGTGCAGAGTCGTATGCGAGAGCACAACTATATCTTGGTATTACTTTAGGAAAGCAAGGGAAGGTTGATGAAGCAATCGAAGCATATCGCAATGTAACTCGTAAGGACAGTGCAGAGGCGTATGCGAGAGCACAAATAAATCTTGGTATTACTTTAGGAAAGCAAGGGAAGGTTGATGAAGAAATAGAGGCATATCGCAATGTAACTCGTAAGGACAGTGCAGAGTCGTATGCAAGAGCACAATTATGTCTTGGTATTACTTTAGGAAAGCAAGGGAAGGTTGATGAAGCAATCGAAGCATATCGTAATGTAACTCGTGAGGATAATGCAAAGTCGTATGCGAGAGCACAATTATATCTTGGTATTACTCTCGGTGAGCAAGGAAAAGTTGATGAAGAAATCAAAGCGTATCGAAATGTAACTCGTAAGGACAGTACAGAGGCGTATGCAATAGCACAATTATATCTTGGTATTACTCTCGGTGAGCAAGGAAAAGTTGATGAAGAAATCAAAGCGTATCGCAATGTGAATCGTGAAGATAGTGTGGAACAATATGCTATGGCACAGCTGAATCTTGGTATTGTTCTCAATAAGCAAGGGAAGACTAATAAAGCGATAGTAGCTTTTAGTAATATAACTCGTAAAGATAGTGCGGAAGTGTATACGAAAGCACAGTTTGTACTTGGGTATATTTTACTCCAGAATAAGCGTAATAAAGCAAAAGATGCTTTTAATAATATAAGATTAAGTGATAGCGTTGAATTATATACGAAAGCTCAGGTGTACCTTAAGATACTGAATATAGGTAAGAAAGAAATTAGGACATCTTTGTTTAATATACATCGCTGTATAGATGATATTTTGAGTTTGTTACGTATAAATAATCCTAGTGAGGTGCATATAGCGCATTATACTAGACCAAGTACTTTATTTAAATTGTTACCAAATGAATTTAGTAAAGATGGGCAGAAAGGTATATATTCTAGATTTAGATTAAGTTCAATTAATGGAGTTAATGATCCAACAGAAGGAAAAATTTTATTTCAATACCTAGGATTTAATCAGATAAAAGAAGATGCTTATATTACGTTTATTAGTTGCTTTACTTTTAATCATGATAGCCTTAATCAATTTAGGTTATATGGTAAAGAGAATAACAAAGAAGTAACGGGTGTAAGCACTGTTTTTGATGGCTCTAAGTTCTTTGAACAAAGTTTAGATAAGTCCATTGCACTGGATTATGGTTCAAAATTGAATAAAGAGACAAACGATCTTCAAGAGGATATTGAAAAAGAGAAGCGATTAGTTGATAAACTTCCACTGTATCGTTGTATTTATATTGATCCTGAAAGTGCTTATATCAGTTTAGCAAGACGAGAAGATATTACTTTTTATAGAGAAAAAGCAACAAACCAACAAGATTTAAAAAGATATAATAAACAACTATCTGAAAGTAATAAAGAAGTAACGAATCTATTAAAAGAAATTAAATCTTGCATAGACATAGTATTATCTAAAAAAGCTAACAAGCTAAATAGAAATGAACTATTGGAAGTAATAAGTGAGATTATTTTACCATTAAGATATTTAGTTAAACACGTTGCTTTTAAAGAAGAGCAAGAATGTAGAATGGTATATATCTCTCCGTTGGATAATCCGAAAATTATTTTAGATACGGAATATAACCAGACTTATGTAGAGTATGCGGTTCCTGTTAAGGAAAATATTCATAGAGTATATTTATCTCAAGGCGCAAATATATATAAAGAAAGCTTTAGAATTTTATTAGGCGAAAATAAAGTAAAAAGCTCTTCAAATCCGTTTAGGAATAAGGATTGATCTTTATAGAATCCACATCCTCTCTCTGATTTTTGCAAAGTCGTTACTTTGCTCAAATCTGTCTCTCTCCCGCAAGGGGAGAGAGTTGTTTAACAAGCGGTTAAATTTATTGAAAACTTTGCAACCTGTAAAAAGTTGGGCGAATTTGACCGCTTGTATATGATTTAGATTTAGGAGGATTGTGTTAGAAAATGTTGTAGCACATTACACTCTCGCCCCCTGTGGGAGAGAGGGGAAATATCCCAAAAGTCAGTTTAATTTATGATGTTGTCTTAAATTAAACTGGCTTTTTCTTTTTTTATGCGGTTTCTTTGTAAAATTTGCGAGAAATCAGACCGCTTGCTTGTGTTAGAATAAATACACATTTGAAGAGGAGAATAGTATGGATCTTGCCTACCTAGCCGAATTACCGAGAGAAGAATTTGTTGAGCGTAGAAATCGTGTGTTTGAGCAAATGCAGGATAATTCTGCGTTGGTGGTGTTTACTGAAACCGAGAAACGCCGTAATAGTGATTGCGATTATTTGTTCCGTCCAGATAGTTATTTCTGGTATTTAACCGGTTTTGCCGAGCCGAAATCGGCGTTGTTGCTGATTAAAAAAGACGGCAAAAATGAGAGTGTGATTTTTGTGCGTAAAAAAGATCCGCTAATGGAAACGTGGAATGGTCGTCGTTTGGGGATTGAAAAAGCCCCTGAGACCTTGAGCGTGGATTTGGCATTTGATATTGAGGATATTGCTCGTGTTTTTGCAGAAAAAACGCAGAATTTGACCGCTTGTTACTATGCGAAAGGCTTACAGGAATGGGGCGATAGCATAGTGACAGATGTAGTAGCGGAGCAGTTTGCTGACGTGATTGACTGGCAGCCGATGTTGTCGGAAATGCGTTTGATTAAATCGACAGCGGAGATCGCTTTAATTCAGCAAGCGTGCCATATTTCGGGTTTGGCACATATTCGTGCGATGAAGCAAACCCGCCCAAATCGTTATGAATTAGAAATTGAGGGCGAAATTCAGCACGAATTTACTCGTTTTGGGGCAAGATTCCCGGCTTATAATTCGATTGTAGCAAGCGGTGAAAATGCCTGTATTTTGCACTACAATGAAAATGATCAGGTACTAAAAGACGGTGATTTATTGCTGATTGATGCCGGGGCGGAATTTGCTCACTATGCCGGCGATATTACCCGTACCTTCCCGATTAACGGTAAGTTCTCCGAACCTCAGCGAGAAATTTATCAACTGGTGCTAGACGCAATGAAAGAAGCAGCTAAATGGCTTATTCCGCAAAGTTCGATCAAAATTGCTAATGAAAAGGCAGTACAAGTGCTAACCGAAGGTTTAGTCCGCTTAGGGATTTTGAAGGGCGAAGTGGAGCGGTTAATCGCCGAGAAAGCCTATCGCCAATTTTATATGCACGGCTTAGGGCATTGGTTGGGGCTAGACGTTCACGATGTCGGTAATTATGGCACGGAGCGAGATCGCCCACTTGAAATCGGTATGGTGCTAACGCTTGAGCCGGGGTTATATATTTCAAGTGATGCGGACGTACCAGAGCAATACAAAGGCATTGGTGTACGTATTGAGGATAACTTATTGATTACCGAATATGGCAATAAAAATCTCACTAGCGGCTGCCCAAAAGAAATTGCTGATATTGAAGCAATTATGAATGTTCAGTAGATAGGAAAAGTAAATAACCACAGAACGCACGGAATACACAGAAATTTTTCGTATGACGTGAGAACTGTGGTTTTTTATTACCTAAAAGCTATACATAAAAATAACCACGAACTATATAGCGTTCACAGAATAAATTTTCCGTGTATTCAGTGTAGTCCGTGGTTTTACAAAATAGTGATTAAAGCACTTTTACAATCGCTTCGCAAAGGGCATCAATGTTTTGGTCGGTGATACCTGCAACATTGATACGACCAGAACGTACCACATAGATTGCGAACTCTTCACGTAAGCGATCCACTTGTTCCGGTGTTAAACCACTAAATGAGAACATACCGTTTTGTTGTGCGATAAAGTCGAAATCTTGTTTTGCACCTTTCTCTTTTAATAATTGCACCATACGGTTACGCATATCTTTAATGCGATCACGCATTTCATCTAATTCCGCGACCCATTCCGCACGTAACGCTTCATCACCTAATACACGAGCAACCGCATTTGCACCGTGTGATGCCGGGTTAGAGTAAAGCACACGAATAATCGATTTAATTTGCGTGAATGCTTTATTAGCTACTTCGGCATTTTCTGCCACTAAGGTAAATGCTCCAACACGCTCGCTATATAAACCGAAGTTTTTCGAATATGAACTTGCGATTAATAACTCTTTGTGGTTTTTCACAAACGCACGTAAGCCGTATGCGTCTTGGTCTAAACCGTTACCAAAGCCTTGGTAAGCAAAGTCAAACAATGGTAACCAGCCTTTTTCCGCAGAGAGTTTCGCTAATGCGTCCCATTGTTCAGGGGTTGGGTCGATACCGGTCGGGTTATGGCAGCAACCGTGTAATAACACTACATCGCCGGCTTCCGCTTGGCTTAAATCGGCGAGTAAGTTATCCCAATCTAAACCGTGCGTATCTTTATTGTAATAGCGATAGCCTTTCACATTTAAACCGACCGCTTCTGCAATTGCATTGTGGTTTGGCCAAGTCGGGTTTGAAATCCAGATGTTTTTTGCTGACGTTTGGCGTTTGATAAATTCCGCTGCAATACGTAACGCGCCCGTACCACCTAAACTTTGTGCGGTTTTTGCACGACCTGATGCGATAATTTCCGTCCCTTTACCGAATAAAAGCTCTTGTGTATAAGCGTTAAATGCTTGTACACCGTCAATCGTAAGGTAGTTTTTATTCGTTTCTTGTTCTAACAATAACGCTTCGGCTTTTTTAACCGCTTTTACGATAGGCGTTTTACCTTCCGCATTCATATAAACACCGATACCGAGATTGATTTTCCCTGCACGTTGTTCCGCTTTAAACGCTTCACCTAAACCTAAGATTGGATCTGCCGGAGCAGCCTGAATATGGTTGAACATTGACATGTGTCGTCCTCTAAAAAGTTGTGTTTGAAATTAGAAATACTTATACAATCCATTAGCTATTTTAGCAATAGAAAAGCGGTCTGTTTTCCTAAATTTTTTGCAAATTTTGGAAGAAAACAGACCGCTTGCACTTATTTGAGTTTATTAATTGCCCAATCTAACCCCGAATGGAAATCGTCGGTTAAATGCGGACGAAGCTGCTCGAGTAATTGAATTAACTGAGTTTGTTCCGGATGACATAAATTAATATGTCCGACTTTACGACCGGCACGCACTTCTTTACCATACCAATGTAATTGTGAGAACGGTACTTCCAGCCACGCGTTATTGTGTTCGATACCAATCAGATTCACCATCACACTAGGTGCAATTTGTTTGAGTTGCGGTGTCGGCAAGTCAAGCAATGCGCGTAAATGCAATTCAAACTGGCTGATTGAGCAACCTAATTGCGTCCAGTGTCCGCTGTTATGTACAC encodes the following:
- a CDS encoding PHP domain-containing protein, whose protein sequence is MKYDLHSHSTASDGMLSPTELVQRALEQQIEMLALTDHDTVAGIQEAKHAAQGQPIRFIAGVEISIVWEGKSIHLAALNVDETHPALVALLDKQALLREQRAVEIGEKLAKAGVPNAYEGAKALASGEVTRAHYGRFLHENGYVRNIEHAFKKYLGGGKPAYVKPMWCSLEEAIEVTHQAGGVICIAHPLRYKLTGRWIRRLIADFKLAGGDGIEVAGCGQTPDQRQLIARWAKEFDLYASVGSDFHYPTGWIELGRGLTLPADCKPIWDLF
- the efeB gene encoding iron uptake transporter deferrochelatase/peroxidase subunit translates to MADTHSRRDFLKNTALVGAGLLSAPTFALESRQLNSHVQNQYPFYGQHQAGIVTPAQKHIYFLVLDLDTTDIAKVKAIFQTWTSYSRNLTQGKNVKPYSNNAYVPPADTGEADSLDPQHLTLTFGISAAFFKKLGIEKHKPTELQDLPHFPRDQLQAEFSGGDICIQACADDPQVAFHAVRNLVRAVRGEVKMKWSQMGFNSFLNNETPRNLFAFKDGTANAESLKDQDNVVWVQNDWLKGGSYLVVRRIKMFLETWDRTHLRSQEETFGRYRDSGAALGYKHEFEKFDLAKKDDKGNPVMPEISHTHLAHKTGVKMLRRSFSYASGIDDKGQFDSGLLFISFQQSPEQFIKVQNALGNIDKMNEYITHIGSGLFACFAGVKDENDYLGKALFDLL
- the efeO gene encoding iron uptake system protein EfeO, with product MQLTKLAALLSGLLLTTQSFALDLTKETEAYKQFVVEQIDQLVTDTEKFVDYLNQSDVQKAKQIYPLARMYFERSEPIAESFGDLDPRIDARLADLTEEGKTEKDWSGFHKIEKVLWEKNTTKGTKAIAEQLLKDVKELRAKIPTAEVTPELMITGAVDLLNEVSTTKVTGEEEIFSKTDLYDFKANIEGAEKIYEIFKPQLDKTDAKLSAEIAARFAAVNTLLAKHNKSKNGYDYVAYNTLSKADVKALAEAVNQLGEPLAQLGVLLEK
- the uvrB gene encoding excinuclease ABC subunit UvrB; the encoded protein is MSKQGKPFILHSPFKPSGDQPSAIAKLTEGLNDGLAHQTLLGVTGSGKTFTIANVIAQLNRPAMLLAPNKTLAAQLYAEMKAFFPENAVEYFVSYYDYYQPEAYVPSSDTFIEKDASINEQIEQMRLSATKSFLERRDTIVVASVSAIYGLGDVDAYMQMMLHLQVGAIIDQREILARLAELQYTRNDQAFQRSTFRVRGEVIDIFPAESDEIALRVELFDDEIESLSLFDPLTGHSLGKVPRYTIYPKTHYVTPRERILNAIEEIKQELVERREYFIKENKLLEEQRITQRTQFDIEMMNELGYCSGIENYSRYLSGRKEGEPPPTLFDYMPADGLLIIDESHVTVPQIGGMYRGDRARKETLVQYGFRLPSALDNRPLRFEEFERLAPQTIYVSATPGNYELEKSNGDVVDQVVRPTGLLDPIIEVRPVATQVDDVLSEIHKRVAVDERVLITTLTKKMAEDLTDYLDEHGVRVRYLHSDIDTVERVEIIHDLRMGMFDVLVGINLLREGLDMPEVSLVAILDADKEGFLRSERSLIQTIGRAARNLNGKAILYGDRITNSMQKAITETERRREKQQKYNEEHGITPQALNKKVGELLDIGQTDKPKRGKQAVKIEEKSANTYKPKSRKELEKELKQLEQQMRDFAKDLEFEKAAAVRDKIGQLKAYLLEI
- a CDS encoding tetratricopeptide repeat protein, which translates into the protein MDDIKQKFEEAKRFFDKGDLDKVVAILSTISREDGAEQYAKAQFLLGITLGKQGKFDEAIIAFSNVIREDGAEAYARAQLNLGITLGKQGKVDEAIEAYRNVTREDSAELYARAQLNLGITLGKQGKVDEEIEAYRNVTREDSAELYARAQLNLGITLGKQGKVDEEIEAYRNVTREDSAELYARAQLNLGITLGEQGEVDEEIEAYRNVTRKDSAESYARAQLYLGITLGKQGKVDEAIEAYRNVTRKDSAESYARAQLYLGITLGKQGKVDEAIEAYRNVTRKDSAEAYARAQINLGITLGKQGKVDEEIEAYRNVTRKDSAESYARAQLCLGITLGKQGKVDEAIEAYRNVTREDNAKSYARAQLYLGITLGEQGKVDEEIKAYRNVTRKDSTEAYAIAQLYLGITLGEQGKVDEEIKAYRNVNREDSVEQYAMAQLNLGIVLNKQGKTNKAIVAFSNITRKDSAEVYTKAQFVLGYILLQNKRNKAKDAFNNIRLSDSVELYTKAQVYLKILNIGKKEIRTSLFNIHRCIDDILSLLRINNPSEVHIAHYTRPSTLFKLLPNEFSKDGQKGIYSRFRLSSINGVNDPTEGKILFQYLGFNQIKEDAYITFISCFTFNHDSLNQFRLYGKENNKEVTGVSTVFDGSKFFEQSLDKSIALDYGSKLNKETNDLQEDIEKEKRLVDKLPLYRCIYIDPESAYISLARREDITFYREKATNQQDLKRYNKQLSESNKEVTNLLKEIKSCIDIVLSKKANKLNRNELLEVISEIILPLRYLVKHVAFKEEQECRMVYISPLDNPKIILDTEYNQTYVEYAVPVKENIHRVYLSQGANIYKESFRILLGENKVKSSSNPFRNKD
- the pepP gene encoding Xaa-Pro aminopeptidase, coding for MDLAYLAELPREEFVERRNRVFEQMQDNSALVVFTETEKRRNSDCDYLFRPDSYFWYLTGFAEPKSALLLIKKDGKNESVIFVRKKDPLMETWNGRRLGIEKAPETLSVDLAFDIEDIARVFAEKTQNLTACYYAKGLQEWGDSIVTDVVAEQFADVIDWQPMLSEMRLIKSTAEIALIQQACHISGLAHIRAMKQTRPNRYELEIEGEIQHEFTRFGARFPAYNSIVASGENACILHYNENDQVLKDGDLLLIDAGAEFAHYAGDITRTFPINGKFSEPQREIYQLVLDAMKEAAKWLIPQSSIKIANEKAVQVLTEGLVRLGILKGEVERLIAEKAYRQFYMHGLGHWLGLDVHDVGNYGTERDRPLEIGMVLTLEPGLYISSDADVPEQYKGIGVRIEDNLLITEYGNKNLTSGCPKEIADIEAIMNVQ
- a CDS encoding amino acid aminotransferase, which encodes MSMFNHIQAAPADPILGLGEAFKAEQRAGKINLGIGVYMNAEGKTPIVKAVKKAEALLLEQETNKNYLTIDGVQAFNAYTQELLFGKGTEIIASGRAKTAQSLGGTGALRIAAEFIKRQTSAKNIWISNPTWPNHNAIAEAVGLNVKGYRYYNKDTHGLDWDNLLADLSQAEAGDVVLLHGCCHNPTGIDPTPEQWDALAKLSAEKGWLPLFDFAYQGFGNGLDQDAYGLRAFVKNHKELLIASSYSKNFGLYSERVGAFTLVAENAEVANKAFTQIKSIIRVLYSNPASHGANAVARVLGDEALRAEWVAELDEMRDRIKDMRNRMVQLLKEKGAKQDFDFIAQQNGMFSFSGLTPEQVDRLREEFAIYVVRSGRINVAGITDQNIDALCEAIVKVL